A genomic region of Brevibacillus sp. JNUCC-41 contains the following coding sequences:
- a CDS encoding lysoplasmalogenase, with amino-acid sequence MLMKCLPAAILITGLLYIFFIPEEPLIIKIMFKVIPMLLILLYAFTNVGRRDRYQSFILLGLFFCMLGDALLIWFVIGLCAFLIGHLFYISAFFRLWNFSWLRFAVILPISIYSTWIGREIVHSLIEKGEHDLIIPVICYVTVISLMGWAAFMTGNAAVIIGGVLFVISDSILSWNKFIDDVAYSGPLIMLTYYAAQFCIANSIRMKPSFQLSKDLQSERPNL; translated from the coding sequence ATGTTAATGAAATGTTTACCTGCCGCAATCCTTATCACGGGACTATTATATATTTTTTTTATACCGGAAGAGCCTTTAATCATTAAAATCATGTTCAAGGTCATTCCCATGTTATTAATTTTGCTCTACGCCTTCACAAATGTGGGAAGACGGGATCGATACCAATCCTTCATACTTCTTGGTCTATTCTTTTGCATGCTTGGAGATGCTTTGTTAATCTGGTTCGTCATCGGGCTTTGTGCCTTCTTGATCGGCCACCTTTTCTATATTTCAGCATTCTTTAGACTGTGGAACTTTTCATGGCTCCGATTTGCTGTGATTCTTCCGATTAGCATTTACTCCACTTGGATTGGACGTGAAATTGTACATTCGTTAATCGAAAAAGGTGAACATGACCTCATCATCCCTGTAATCTGTTATGTAACGGTCATCTCTCTCATGGGCTGGGCGGCATTCATGACCGGCAATGCGGCCGTCATCATCGGCGGGGTCCTGTTCGTGATTTCCGACTCCATTTTATCTTGGAACAAATTCATCGATGATGTTGCCTATTCTGGACCACTGATCATGCTTACCTACTATGCAGCCCAGTTTTGCATCGCTAACAGCATTCGCATGAAACCTTCTTTCCAGTTATCGAAAGATTTGCAAAGTGAACGGCCAAACCTTTGA
- a CDS encoding class I SAM-dependent rRNA methyltransferase translates to MGKEIDIKVKAKFVSKIAKGFPLIVKESIANLNDLREEGSLVHLVDENNRFLAKGYYGKQNKGYGWVLTQREDEKIDQAFFTGKIQAACEFRKSFFEDGETTAFRLFNGEGDGIGGLIIDHYDGHYVISWYSKGIYSFKDYIIKALQETVEVKSIYQKKRFDTKGQYVDEDDFVMGEQPAFPLLVKENGVHFAVYLNDGAMVGVFLDQRDVRKKIRDEYSKGKTVLNMFSYTGAFSVFAALGGAVKTTSVDLANRSLPKTIEQFSVNGIDPEAHNIVVMDVFKYFKYAVKKALKFEMVILDPPSFAKSKKFTFSAGKDYTNLLKDTISITEDNGIIIASTNCSTFDMKKFKSFIDVAFKEMNGKYEIMEQFSLPADFKTSREYKEGDYLKVVFIKKIKG, encoded by the coding sequence ATGGGAAAAGAAATAGATATAAAAGTGAAAGCTAAGTTCGTGAGTAAAATCGCCAAGGGTTTTCCCTTGATTGTTAAAGAGTCGATAGCCAACCTTAATGACCTTAGGGAAGAGGGGTCATTGGTGCATTTGGTGGATGAAAACAACCGGTTTCTGGCAAAAGGATATTATGGTAAACAGAATAAGGGCTATGGCTGGGTATTGACCCAAAGAGAAGATGAAAAGATTGATCAAGCCTTCTTTACCGGCAAAATCCAGGCAGCATGCGAATTCCGAAAGTCATTTTTTGAAGATGGGGAGACTACCGCTTTCCGCTTGTTTAATGGGGAAGGTGACGGAATTGGTGGTTTAATCATTGATCATTATGATGGTCACTATGTCATTAGCTGGTATAGCAAGGGAATATATTCCTTTAAAGACTACATCATTAAGGCATTGCAGGAAACGGTCGAGGTTAAATCGATTTATCAGAAGAAACGCTTTGATACAAAGGGGCAGTACGTGGATGAAGACGATTTTGTCATGGGCGAACAGCCGGCATTTCCGCTTCTTGTAAAGGAAAATGGAGTCCACTTCGCTGTTTATCTGAATGATGGGGCAATGGTCGGTGTCTTCCTTGATCAACGCGATGTCAGAAAGAAAATCCGGGATGAATATTCAAAAGGGAAAACGGTGTTGAATATGTTCTCCTATACGGGGGCATTCTCCGTGTTTGCCGCTTTAGGCGGTGCAGTTAAAACAACGAGTGTCGACCTGGCGAATCGCAGTTTACCAAAGACGATCGAGCAGTTCAGTGTGAATGGCATAGATCCTGAAGCTCACAATATCGTGGTGATGGATGTTTTCAAGTATTTTAAATATGCGGTGAAGAAAGCTTTGAAATTTGAAATGGTCATCCTTGATCCGCCCAGCTTTGCCAAATCGAAGAAGTTTACTTTTAGTGCCGGGAAAGACTATACGAATCTATTGAAGGATACCATTTCCATTACGGAAGACAATGGGATCATTATCGCCTCAACTAATTGCAGTACGTTCGACATGAAAAAATTCAAGAGCTTCATTGATGTTGCTTTCAAGGAAATGAATGGAAAGTATGAGATCATGGAACAATTCTCATTACCGGCTGATTTTAAAACAAGCAGGGAATATAAGGAAGGCGATTATTTAAAAGTAGTCTTCATTAAGAAAATTAAAGGTTGA
- a CDS encoding PTS transporter subunit IIC produces MYKASTGIANAVLVTLGIGLLFESIGGYLDWEVFLAIGGAAKVLLAPALGAGIAYQLGGNSLIIFSAMASSTVGGAAIHRTAEGAFTIVTGQPLSAVLAAVIATYIGKRLIGKTKLDIMAIPMGAVLVGGVSGYGLALVTTPLLTWISSQTTAAVEGSPLIGSMVIALVWSILLMTPASSAALAIALQLDPVSSAAALIGCTVQFVGFTVMSYKDNDMGGFLAQMIVTPKVQFPNLIKKPLYAVPPFVAAIICAPIATLAFDFQVPYELGGMGLSSMIAPIAIITGQGLYTFLVYVAVGMVLPALITLALHRVLKMMGKVKPGDLHLEVS; encoded by the coding sequence ATGTACAAGGCATCGACAGGGATAGCCAACGCTGTTTTGGTTACATTAGGGATCGGGTTATTGTTTGAATCCATAGGGGGATATTTAGATTGGGAGGTCTTCCTGGCAATAGGCGGGGCCGCAAAGGTCTTGCTGGCACCGGCTTTAGGAGCAGGCATCGCATATCAGCTAGGTGGAAATTCATTAATTATCTTTAGCGCCATGGCTTCAAGTACTGTTGGGGGTGCTGCCATTCACAGAACTGCTGAGGGTGCTTTCACGATTGTTACGGGTCAGCCGCTAAGTGCTGTCTTGGCAGCAGTAATTGCAACATATATAGGTAAGCGCCTAATCGGCAAAACGAAGTTGGACATCATGGCCATCCCAATGGGAGCAGTTCTTGTCGGTGGAGTTTCGGGATATGGCCTGGCTCTTGTCACCACTCCGCTCCTAACATGGATAAGCAGCCAAACCACCGCTGCGGTCGAAGGTTCTCCCTTAATCGGTTCAATGGTCATTGCCTTGGTATGGAGCATTTTATTGATGACACCGGCGTCTTCCGCTGCACTGGCGATCGCTCTGCAATTAGATCCCGTTTCCAGTGCTGCAGCTCTAATCGGATGTACCGTTCAGTTTGTAGGGTTCACTGTCATGTCTTATAAAGATAATGATATGGGCGGGTTCCTGGCACAGATGATCGTTACGCCAAAAGTTCAATTTCCTAACTTAATCAAGAAACCATTATATGCCGTTCCGCCTTTTGTAGCTGCAATCATCTGTGCGCCTATCGCTACCTTGGCATTCGATTTTCAAGTGCCGTATGAGCTTGGAGGCATGGGGTTAAGTTCAATGATTGCCCCGATTGCCATAATAACTGGTCAGGGGTTGTACACGTTCCTGGTTTATGTGGCAGTGGGTATGGTATTGCCAGCTTTAATCACACTTGCATTGCATCGGGTATTGAAGATGATGGGTAAAGTTAAGCCAGGAGATCTTCATTTGGAAGTTTCATAA
- a CDS encoding LysR family transcriptional regulator, whose protein sequence is MELRQIEYFIEVAKREHMTEAAVNLHVAQSAVSRQIYNLEEELGVPLFIREGRKIRLTPIGHTFLMNMEQAMDIIDRAKREMAESLDPEKGTIRIGFPSSLASYVLPRVISEFRESYPQAKFTLKQGSYRYLIDSVIKGNINMALIGPLPTNEKKIKGETLFIENLVALLPESHPLALKKSLCLNELKGNPFILSPKGYVLRDLVMKACKLHGFEPEVAFEGKDTDAIKGLVGAGLGITLIPEISLIDSLPRFTVKLPLEEPSVTRAVGVIVPTDRELMPTEKLFYQFLKDTFATLEGFQ, encoded by the coding sequence GTGGAATTAAGGCAAATCGAATATTTCATTGAAGTGGCAAAGCGTGAACATATGACGGAAGCAGCGGTGAACTTGCATGTTGCCCAGTCGGCAGTCAGTCGTCAAATCTACAATTTAGAAGAAGAATTAGGTGTGCCCCTATTTATCCGGGAAGGCCGAAAGATCAGATTGACGCCTATAGGACATACATTTTTAATGAATATGGAACAAGCTATGGATATAATCGATCGTGCCAAGCGTGAGATGGCTGAAAGTCTGGATCCAGAAAAAGGGACAATCCGCATTGGCTTTCCCAGCAGTTTGGCTTCTTATGTATTGCCAAGGGTCATTTCCGAATTCAGGGAAAGTTATCCGCAGGCAAAGTTCACTTTGAAACAAGGCTCATATCGATACCTGATAGATTCGGTAATAAAAGGTAATATTAACATGGCCTTGATCGGTCCTCTGCCGACGAATGAAAAGAAAATCAAAGGTGAAACGCTATTTATTGAGAACTTAGTTGCCCTTTTACCAGAAAGTCATCCTTTGGCCTTGAAGAAATCACTATGCTTGAATGAGCTTAAAGGAAATCCGTTCATCCTATCTCCAAAGGGCTATGTTTTAAGGGATCTTGTCATGAAAGCTTGCAAACTTCATGGCTTTGAACCGGAAGTGGCATTTGAAGGAAAAGATACTGATGCTATAAAAGGCCTGGTGGGGGCAGGGTTGGGTATAACCTTGATACCTGAGATTTCCTTGATTGATAGCTTGCCACGTTTTACGGTTAAATTGCCGCTGGAGGAACCGTCGGTAACCAGGGCTGTAGGGGTCATCGTTCCAACTGATAGGGAACTTATGCCAACGGAGAAATTGTTTTACCAATTTTTGAAGGACACTTTTGCAACATTGGAAGGTTTTCAATAA
- the gdhA gene encoding NADP-specific glutamate dehydrogenase, producing MTTSQEVEHTELQVAKEFVSQVYAQVKERNPHESEFHQAVKEIFLSLVPVFAKHPEYMKSGILERLVEPERMITFRVSWVDDLGNVQVNRGFRVQFNSAIGPFKGGLRFHPTVNSSIIKFLGFEQIFKNSLTGQPIGGGKGGSDFDPKGKSDAEIMRFCQSFMTELARYIGPDTDVPAGDIGVGAREIGYLFGQYKKMQGSYHAGVLTGKGISYGGSLARTEATGYGTVYFVEEMLKDKGLQFHGSTVVISGSGNVSIYAIEKATQLGAKVVACSDSNGYIYDENGLNLDTVRRLKEVERKRLSEYVDAHPEAVYHEGSYGIWSVPCDIALPCATQNEIDEEAAKLLVKNNVKAVGEGANMPSTLEAIDVFLNNGILFGPAKAANAGGVAVSALEMAQNSARMPWTFEDVDAKLHEIMKNIYKNSVEAAEAYGVPGNLVVGANIAGFLKVADAMLTQGIL from the coding sequence ATGACCACTTCACAAGAAGTCGAGCATACGGAATTACAAGTTGCCAAAGAGTTCGTAAGTCAAGTATATGCACAGGTGAAGGAGCGCAATCCCCACGAAAGTGAGTTCCATCAAGCCGTAAAAGAGATATTCCTTTCATTGGTCCCCGTTTTTGCAAAACATCCTGAATATATGAAAAGCGGAATATTGGAGAGGCTGGTTGAACCCGAAAGAATGATCACCTTCCGTGTTTCATGGGTTGATGACCTGGGAAATGTTCAAGTCAACCGTGGTTTTCGTGTACAATTCAACAGTGCAATCGGGCCATTCAAAGGCGGTCTTCGATTCCATCCCACTGTCAATTCCAGCATCATTAAGTTTCTTGGTTTCGAGCAAATCTTTAAAAACTCTCTTACTGGCCAGCCGATCGGTGGGGGAAAAGGCGGATCGGACTTCGATCCTAAAGGAAAATCGGACGCGGAAATCATGCGTTTTTGCCAAAGTTTCATGACAGAACTAGCTCGCTATATCGGACCTGATACAGATGTACCGGCTGGAGATATCGGAGTCGGTGCAAGGGAGATCGGTTACCTGTTCGGTCAGTATAAAAAGATGCAAGGCAGCTACCATGCTGGTGTCTTAACCGGTAAAGGCATAAGTTACGGCGGAAGTTTGGCCCGTACAGAAGCGACTGGTTATGGAACGGTTTACTTCGTCGAAGAAATGCTAAAAGACAAAGGGTTACAATTCCATGGCAGCACTGTCGTTATCTCCGGATCTGGCAATGTATCCATTTATGCCATTGAAAAAGCTACACAGCTAGGCGCAAAAGTTGTTGCATGCAGCGACTCCAATGGCTATATATATGATGAAAATGGTCTGAACCTTGACACAGTTCGACGTCTAAAAGAAGTGGAACGAAAACGTTTGAGCGAGTATGTCGATGCGCACCCGGAAGCCGTATACCATGAAGGAAGCTATGGCATTTGGTCTGTACCATGTGACATCGCACTGCCTTGTGCCACACAAAATGAAATCGATGAAGAAGCAGCAAAATTACTGGTCAAAAACAATGTGAAGGCAGTTGGTGAGGGTGCTAATATGCCCTCAACCCTCGAGGCCATTGATGTATTCCTTAATAACGGCATCCTTTTTGGACCAGCAAAAGCGGCCAATGCAGGCGGCGTTGCCGTGTCTGCACTTGAAATGGCCCAAAACAGTGCCAGAATGCCTTGGACTTTTGAAGATGTCGATGCCAAGCTGCACGAGATCATGAAAAACATCTATAAAAATAGTGTAGAGGCCGCAGAGGCATATGGTGTGCCTGGCAACTTAGTTGTCGGGGCCAATATTGCCGGATTCCTTAAAGTGGCGGATGCGATGCTGACTCAAGGTATACTCTAG
- the rbsB gene encoding ribose ABC transporter substrate-binding protein RbsB, producing the protein MKKIVSIIMVLSLMVLAACSMDSGLSDDKKEKKGSMKDVKVGVSISTLNNPFFVSLKDGIEKEAKEKGMKVTVVDAQDDTAKQISGIEDLILQKVDVLLVNPTDSAAISSAVQSANEAGIPVITIDRSSDEGDIETFIASDNVAGGEMAAEYLVKELGDKAKVVELEGVSGASATRERGKGFHNIADKQLDVLTSQTAEFDRTKGLNVMENILQGNKDIQAVFAHNDEMALGAIEAIKAAGKDIIVVGFDGNDDALKAVENGELKATIAQQPALIGEEAVNAAEKILKGDKVDDTISVPLKLVTKE; encoded by the coding sequence ATGAAAAAAATAGTATCAATTATCATGGTTCTTTCTTTAATGGTCTTGGCTGCCTGTTCAATGGACTCTGGTTTATCGGATGATAAAAAAGAAAAGAAAGGCTCCATGAAAGACGTGAAAGTCGGAGTCAGCATCTCTACTTTAAACAACCCATTCTTCGTTTCCTTAAAAGATGGCATTGAAAAAGAAGCAAAAGAAAAAGGCATGAAAGTCACAGTTGTTGACGCCCAAGATGATACGGCAAAACAAATTAGCGGAATTGAAGATTTAATTCTTCAAAAGGTTGATGTCCTTCTTGTGAATCCTACTGACTCTGCGGCAATATCTTCAGCCGTTCAATCAGCAAATGAAGCAGGCATTCCAGTTATCACGATTGACCGCTCTTCAGACGAAGGTGACATTGAAACATTCATCGCTTCCGACAATGTGGCTGGCGGGGAAATGGCTGCAGAATATCTAGTTAAGGAGCTTGGCGATAAAGCGAAAGTAGTGGAGCTTGAAGGGGTATCCGGAGCATCCGCAACTCGTGAACGCGGGAAAGGTTTCCACAATATTGCGGACAAGCAGTTAGATGTCCTGACAAGCCAAACGGCGGAATTCGACCGGACAAAAGGGCTTAATGTCATGGAAAATATCCTGCAAGGCAATAAAGACATCCAAGCGGTATTCGCCCATAATGATGAAATGGCACTAGGAGCCATTGAAGCAATCAAGGCAGCAGGAAAAGACATCATCGTGGTTGGTTTTGACGGAAATGATGATGCATTGAAAGCAGTTGAAAACGGTGAACTAAAAGCTACAATCGCCCAACAACCGGCACTTATCGGTGAAGAAGCGGTTAATGCGGCTGAAAAAATCCTAAAAGGTGACAAAGTGGATGACACAATATCCGTTCCATTGAAATTGGTCACAAAAGAATGA
- a CDS encoding ABC transporter permease — protein MKLEATGKSGIWQKFGPLLALVLLFIVITVLNPSFMEPNNILNLLRQTSINALIAFGMTFIILTGGIDLSVGSILALSSALMAGMMVSGLDPILAILVGILLGAIMGVINGILVSKGKMAPFIVTLATMTIFRGLTLVYTDGKPITGIGDSEMFQMLGRGYFLGLPVPAVVMVIAFLILWFLLHKTSFGRKTYAIGGNEKASRISGIKVDRVKVAIYGLAGTMAAIAGAILTSRLNSAQPTAGQSYEMDAIAAVVLGGTSLSGGKGRLFGTLVGVLIIGTLNNGMNLLGVSSFYQQVVKGAVILIAVLLDRKKS, from the coding sequence ATGAAACTTGAGGCTACAGGGAAAAGCGGGATCTGGCAGAAATTTGGTCCGTTACTCGCCCTGGTACTTTTATTTATCGTAATAACCGTTTTAAATCCATCATTCATGGAACCGAATAATATTTTGAATTTATTGCGTCAAACCTCCATCAATGCACTTATTGCATTTGGAATGACTTTTATCATATTGACAGGTGGCATCGACTTGTCCGTCGGTTCCATTTTAGCTCTATCCAGCGCACTTATGGCTGGTATGATGGTCTCGGGATTAGATCCGATTTTAGCTATACTAGTAGGGATTCTACTAGGTGCAATAATGGGTGTAATCAATGGGATCCTCGTTTCAAAGGGAAAAATGGCCCCTTTCATCGTGACACTGGCAACCATGACGATTTTCCGGGGATTAACGCTTGTGTATACAGATGGAAAGCCGATTACTGGAATCGGCGATTCTGAAATGTTCCAGATGCTTGGGAGAGGTTACTTCCTGGGACTTCCAGTACCGGCAGTGGTGATGGTCATCGCTTTCTTGATCCTATGGTTCCTGCTTCATAAAACATCCTTTGGCCGTAAAACATATGCCATTGGGGGAAATGAAAAGGCTTCCCGTATTTCAGGGATTAAAGTTGACCGAGTCAAGGTGGCCATATATGGTCTGGCCGGTACGATGGCGGCAATCGCTGGTGCCATTTTAACATCCCGTCTGAATTCGGCACAGCCGACTGCAGGCCAATCCTATGAAATGGATGCCATTGCAGCCGTGGTGCTAGGCGGAACGAGCCTTTCAGGCGGTAAAGGGCGGTTGTTCGGTACGCTGGTGGGTGTCCTGATCATCGGTACCTTGAATAACGGCATGAATTTACTTGGTGTATCCTCTTTCTACCAGCAAGTGGTAAAGGGTGCAGTTATATTAATCGCGGTCTTACTTGACCGTAAAAAATCATAA
- a CDS encoding sugar ABC transporter ATP-binding protein — translation MQIEMHNIYKAFGQNKVLEGVHFSLEAGEVHALMGENGAGKSTLMNILTGLHKQDQGTIEINGKETSFKDSKEAEEAGMAFIRQELNIWPEMTVLENLFIGREMVNAFGVLKTKQMKARANEIFKTLNISLPFDKEAGLCSVGEQQMIEIAKALMTDAEVIIMDEPTAALTDREIEKLFEVMKGLTKKGVSLVYISHRMEEIFAICDRITVMRDGKTVDTKRIADTNFDEVVQKMVGRELEDRFPHREANAGDIVLDVKGLTKKGLFEDIHFSVRQGEIVGVAGLMGAGRTEIMRALFGVDQIDSGEITIEGKKVSIRKPTDAVRHGLAFITENRKEEGLILDFSVRENIGLPNLKSFAPGGIVKTEDEMNFAEMMIKRLHVKTSSAETVIGNLSGGNQQKVVIAKWIGTSPKVLIMDEPTRGIDVGAKREIYELMNELTERGIAIIMVSSELPEIIGMSDRILVVHEGEIAGELLKQEATQEKIMALATGGN, via the coding sequence ATGCAAATCGAAATGCACAATATTTATAAAGCATTTGGTCAAAACAAGGTATTGGAAGGTGTTCATTTTTCTTTAGAGGCTGGGGAAGTACATGCACTAATGGGGGAAAATGGAGCGGGGAAATCAACCTTGATGAACATTTTGACCGGGCTGCACAAACAAGATCAAGGAACGATTGAGATTAACGGTAAAGAAACCTCATTCAAGGATTCAAAGGAAGCGGAAGAGGCGGGAATGGCCTTTATCCGTCAGGAATTGAATATTTGGCCGGAAATGACTGTGCTTGAGAATCTCTTTATCGGCAGGGAAATGGTGAATGCCTTCGGTGTCCTGAAGACGAAGCAAATGAAAGCGCGTGCAAACGAGATTTTTAAAACACTTAATATTTCCCTTCCTTTTGATAAGGAAGCCGGACTTTGTTCTGTCGGGGAACAGCAAATGATTGAAATTGCCAAGGCGCTCATGACGGATGCAGAAGTCATCATCATGGACGAGCCCACAGCCGCTTTAACTGATAGAGAAATAGAGAAGCTCTTTGAAGTGATGAAGGGACTTACCAAAAAGGGAGTATCGCTTGTTTATATTTCTCACCGAATGGAAGAAATATTCGCCATTTGTGACAGGATCACCGTAATGCGTGACGGTAAAACAGTCGATACGAAAAGAATTGCAGATACGAATTTCGATGAAGTCGTTCAGAAAATGGTCGGGCGGGAGCTGGAGGATCGGTTTCCTCATCGTGAAGCGAATGCTGGAGACATAGTCCTTGATGTAAAAGGTTTAACTAAAAAGGGGCTTTTTGAAGATATCCATTTCTCGGTTCGGCAAGGTGAGATTGTCGGTGTAGCCGGATTAATGGGAGCAGGCAGAACAGAAATAATGCGCGCCCTATTTGGTGTCGATCAAATAGACAGTGGTGAAATTACCATTGAAGGCAAAAAAGTTTCCATACGAAAACCAACTGATGCAGTTCGGCACGGCCTGGCTTTCATTACGGAAAATCGTAAAGAAGAGGGGTTGATCCTGGACTTTTCTGTAAGGGAAAATATCGGCTTGCCGAATCTCAAGAGTTTTGCTCCTGGCGGAATCGTAAAAACGGAAGATGAGATGAACTTTGCCGAAATGATGATTAAGCGACTTCATGTGAAGACATCTTCTGCCGAAACGGTCATCGGCAATCTATCCGGAGGAAATCAACAGAAGGTGGTAATAGCCAAGTGGATCGGCACTTCCCCTAAAGTTTTAATCATGGATGAACCGACCCGGGGCATAGATGTTGGTGCGAAACGTGAAATTTATGAATTGATGAATGAATTGACGGAGCGGGGCATAGCCATCATCATGGTTTCGTCAGAACTTCCCGAAATCATTGGAATGAGTGATAGAATCCTTGTGGTTCACGAAGGTGAAATTGCTGGGGAATTGTTAAAGCAGGAAGCGACACAAGAAAAAATTATGGCTCTGGCGACAGGAGGGAACTAG
- the rbsD gene encoding D-ribose pyranase has protein sequence MKRQGIINSSIAKVLVDLGHTDYIVVGDAGLPVPPGVCKIDLALTPGTPSFQDVVRAVHEDMVVEKVIAATEVKVKNPEQHQYMEQQFGAAIEYVSHEDFKRLTSNAKAIIRTGETTPYSNCILQSGVFF, from the coding sequence ATGAAACGACAAGGAATCATCAACAGTTCAATAGCCAAGGTCCTGGTTGACCTTGGTCATACCGATTATATTGTCGTAGGTGATGCCGGGCTGCCGGTACCTCCGGGAGTTTGCAAGATAGACTTAGCATTGACGCCTGGAACACCATCATTTCAAGATGTCGTCCGGGCGGTTCACGAAGATATGGTTGTTGAAAAAGTTATCGCTGCCACAGAAGTGAAGGTTAAAAACCCGGAACAGCATCAATACATGGAGCAGCAATTCGGAGCAGCGATTGAATATGTTTCCCATGAGGATTTTAAAAGGCTGACAAGTAACGCGAAAGCAATAATCCGGACCGGGGAGACGACGCCATATTCAAATTGCATATTGCAGTCTGGAGTATTCTTTTAA
- the rbsK gene encoding ribokinase — MIRIAVVGSSSMDLVVTSTKRPMAGETVLGESFITVPGGKGANQAVAAARLGAEVSMVGCVGDDVYGEIILENLKKNHVNTEYVEPVTGSASGTAHITLSEGDNSIIVVKGANDFITPEYVQKAKKVIEESDIVMVQQEIPEETVEYLAEMCNRLQKRLLLNPAPARKLSEAVIQQASFLTPNEHEFEILFNGRDRTKVLTEYPNKLFITEGKNGVRYFDGHEEKVVPSFEVEAVDTTGAGDTFNAAFAVAVAEGKSFDECLSFANRAASISVTKLGAQGGMPQRLEVERGFEA, encoded by the coding sequence ATGATTAGAATTGCAGTAGTGGGAAGTTCTTCAATGGATTTAGTGGTGACATCGACTAAGAGGCCAATGGCCGGGGAAACGGTTTTAGGAGAGTCATTTATCACGGTCCCTGGAGGAAAGGGAGCCAATCAGGCTGTTGCAGCGGCACGTCTTGGTGCAGAAGTGTCAATGGTTGGATGTGTAGGGGATGATGTCTATGGAGAGATCATCTTAGAAAACCTGAAAAAAAATCATGTAAATACGGAGTATGTGGAACCGGTTACAGGTTCCGCTTCCGGGACAGCACACATTACCCTTTCGGAAGGTGATAACAGCATTATTGTTGTTAAAGGTGCGAATGATTTCATTACTCCCGAATATGTACAAAAGGCGAAAAAGGTGATAGAGGAATCGGATATCGTGATGGTTCAGCAGGAAATACCAGAGGAAACCGTGGAATATCTGGCTGAAATGTGCAACAGGCTTCAAAAGAGATTACTATTGAACCCAGCTCCCGCCCGCAAGCTAAGCGAGGCTGTCATTCAGCAGGCGTCATTCCTTACTCCGAATGAACATGAATTCGAGATTCTATTCAATGGGAGAGATAGAACGAAAGTCTTGACTGAGTATCCAAATAAATTATTCATTACCGAAGGAAAAAATGGCGTCCGTTATTTTGACGGACATGAAGAAAAGGTTGTTCCAAGCTTTGAAGTCGAAGCGGTGGATACAACAGGCGCAGGGGATACATTCAATGCTGCCTTTGCCGTGGCGGTTGCAGAAGGAAAAAGTTTTGACGAATGTTTGTCATTTGCGAACCGGGCGGCCTCCATTTCCGTGACGAAGTTAGGCGCTCAAGGTGGCATGCCGCAAAGATTAGAGGTCGAGAGGGGCTTTGAAGCATGA